AATAGGGGCATATCGTGGGCGTCTTGATTTGGCGAGGTATCTCGTGTTTGCCGAGTGCATTTGCACGCCATAACTCCATTAAGGCGTTGCAAACATTTCCTAAACTGGACCATTCGATCTTTGTGATGTGATTATATTTGTTTTTGATTTTCTGTAGCAAGGAAGAATCGGCTTCCAGGGGGTATCGATGCAAACACACTCCTATACGCTGGGTATCTGTAACACATAGTTGTGCTCAAACCACCACCTCGCCGCCCAACCTGTTTTCGTTATCATAAAGAGGCGTTTCGAAAGATCTGCACTAGCTACAGTCTCCGGATGGCTCCATGCCTACGTGTGTATAGCCAACAAACATGAAATTCTGGTTATGTCACCAATCAAGCATTACCAATCTTGTACCTCAGGTAGGTATAAACTTCTGCGAATCCTTCTCTTGCTGGGCAAAAGATTGCGAGAAAGCTGCCAAACCGGCAACAATGCCAGCGGCCATGAAAAGAACCGAAATGATAGCCCAGATGACACCCCAGCACTGCGATGAGCCACCATATCGTTTTGCAAAAACACTCGCGTCGGACTCGTTGACTTTGCGCAGGATCAAGTCGTCGCAAATATCCCACACGCTGTACAAGGAAGACATGACGCCAATGAATAGGACGACGAAGCGCAGCGCTTGGGCGTGTTCGATGAACCAGCAAGCGATGAGAAGCGCAACAGCGAGCAGAACAGTCACGATGGTAAGCCAATCACGCTTCCCCCACCAGAGCGTTAGCAGGAAGCAAACGCCGAGCACGATACTCGCGATTTTGCTGGCGACGATGTTGAATCCGCAGAAGATGAGTAGTGCGCCAATGATAGAAGAACCGAGATAACCAGCGGGAAGCGTCAGGGCTTGACTGCCGCCGTAGAAATGTGTCACGCCACCTTCGTTCGGATCAAGACTGATTGACTTGACACGGCCACCTGTGAGGAGAGCAATAAAGGCGTGACCGAACTCGTGAAAGGCGATGACTAGCATCTGCGCATGTCAGTAGCCGACTTGGTGATTGTTTGGTTTTAAGGTACATACTTTGAAGGGCCAGAGGACCATGCGGACGTAGGGAACGTTCCATAGGATAGCTATAACCACAACATAGACACCGATGATGCCCAATGTGACTTGCTGAGTGTGAGTAGGGTTCTGAAGGTCGCGTCTGGCCagggtgttgatggtgttttccGCTGCATATCCCAAAGCCAGCGATAAAGGATCAGGGTGCGGAGCCATGTTGATATCTTTGACGGTTTGAGACTCGTTATCGAACCGGGTTTACGGGTGAGAACCTATTGGGCAGTGGTGTTTACTCGAATCGCAAAGTCAATAAACGAAAGAGACGATTTTGAAGCAATGAGAAGCGAGGAAAGTCAGGGTGTGATTGTTCAAAGACAGATTTTTATTGAGCCAAGTTCCCCTCCATTGATTGACATTTGGCAGCAGACGCCTCGTAAGCCGCCGCTTCACGGCTTCTCTTGGCTTGAATTCAAttccttggtgttgacgcGGCATTCCGGGGCGGAGCTGAAACAGCGCCTCGCTCTAGAATGTGGCTGGAAATGGCCGCCATTGGCTGGTATTAATAGGGGACCGGGTTGCTAGGGAACACCCTGGAAATGCTCCATTAAAACTTTGACTTGACGACGTCATCTGCCTTTGAGAGAGGCACACGACCTTAAATCAAGACGATCAAGGGTCGTTTCAGAAGTCGGCGATTAATGTTTATTTATTCGCGGACAATTGGACCCCtctttctattttctttctACAATTGATTCTAGACTAGGCCCGAGTCACGCTAGAATTATGctataagaaaaagactGCTCAATTTGGTGATATCTTCCTGAGCATCAGGTATATCTaatcatctcatcattcatgGGAGACCGCTCCTTTGACGCGCGCTTCATGAGACGTATAGGTATACAATACAGCGGCCGGCTATCAAGTCTCCTATCATGGCATTGTTCTTTAAGAGTTCTATACAATGATCATGGCCATCATGACAATAGCGGCAAGCAGTACCAGTCTCTAATTGTGAACTTGCCCATTCCATTTAGCTAGCATTCATCTTTTTCACCGAGAAAAAAACCATCAACATGAAGCTTCCAACTCCTTCTATTGCCCCATCTACCACTGCCAACAGTTCCAGTTCTGTGGACCCAGATAACGAACCAATAACCAGGATTTgtgcaaaaaaaaaaaaaacacatTGTCATGATACCGCAGAGCAAGGACCTTGCTGACCTCGATCGATAACTCAGCTAAGCGGCTCTACTAAACAGAAAATACCACGTTAAAAGCCATGGCATCCGCACCACAGATCCCACCCATAGCGATCTTCCCAAGCATCTTCCAAACCACACACAGCGCCTTGGCCTTTATGATGGCCTCCGATTTCGAGAAACAGAGCTACTGGCACAAGCGCTTCTCGTCCGAAAAAGCCTTCGAATGGCTTCTTCCGTCGACTGATTTCATGCCGCTGGTCAAGCCCGTTCTCGACCGGCTTGACCCGGCCACGGCCCGCATCCTCCACATCGGCTTCGGGACAAGCGACCTGCAGAATCATTTCCGGTCACGGGGCTTCCGCGATATTCTCAACGTCGACTATGAACCACTCGCTATTGATCGGGGTCGCGATCTCGAAGAGCAAGCTTTTGGAGACATTCAAATGCGATATGATGTGCAAGACGCTACGCAGCTAGATCTGTGCGAGAAGTTTGATCTTATTGTTGACAAGAGTACGGTTGATGCGATTTCATGTGGTGGAGAGATGGCGCTGCGGCGGATGGCTGCTGGTATCAAGCGTTGTCTTGCAGATGGTGGCGTTTGGATCTCGTTCAGCTATTCAGCCTACCGATTTGACCTGGATGACTTGCCGTTTGACGTTGAGGTCCTTGCCAAAGTCTTGACCCAGAAAACGTTGCCGAATGATCCAGATATATATCACTGGTGTTATCTCCTTCGGCCGAAACCAGATACAGCTCCGGGTTCACCTATAAGTACGGACGACAGCCCTGCgggagaaggctgaggcgaTAGTGTGCTTTCCAAATGAAAAATGACTATGTAATGTATTGCACAGATGGAGTTCTGCTGTATGGAATGCTCAACTTGAACCTGATGATGCGCCAGCTGGCTGGATAGTTCTCTTGCGTCCTTAATTGGATAATTCGCAGTTCTCAGACCTTCTTCCCCGTAAATAGATAGTATTGGTAAtgaaattaattaaaacttGACACCATTTTTCGAAATGCTTACAAACTAATTTACTAAGAGTTCGACTGAACTTCTTCCGACTTGTAGTTTTTCTTGGTAGACATGAAGAAAGAAGTAGGTTCTCAGACTGCACATGTAAAAATCTCTCGCGTATTTACGTGTTAGGTCTAATGCTGGGATACTGAGACCTGGGCACCACTTCTAAGTTCAATTGTTTAGGTGTGCTGAAGTAAGGTACGTGTATGTACCGAGAGCTATTtaggccgagaagaaggccgctgAAGCACCATAGGGAGGTTTGTTTAACCTAGGGCTTTGTTCTTCCTGCAATCGGAAATTTTGTTACATCTGGATGACTTCTGGGCAACATAACGAGCCGCAGGTGAGCTTCCAGATCCGACACGCTTATAAGGCGATCTGAACAACATAATAAAATCGGTAGTCGGATTAATGCTTCCACCAGATACTCTTTCTCAAAGAGTCTATTCGAGACAAGACCCAATCATCGCTCGGTAGGTCCTAGGATATGCTCTAGATTGGGAAACCTTCTCAAACGTGCTCATTCCGTGCCAAGACCACAGGCACTCCCAGCTCAACGGTCTCAATCAGCATAAACGAGCCTATCAGGCCATTGATGACAGACACTTACACTTAAGAGAGCATGCATTTGTTAGCTAAAGAGCGGGATGGTGGCATTAAATCTGAGTTAATTTTATGCTTATCGTGACTACCTGCAGAGGCAGACACCACCAACATGAACAATGTCTATCCTGAGAGGGGTCGACAAACTTCAGGTCAAGAGTTTAATCACTCCCAAGAAAATGAAAGAACtttccttatattaaagcttGACTCATTCTGATCTGACTTTGTGCTTCTTCAGAGTTGAACCTTGGGCATCCTAGTTATCCCAGCCAGTTCACAGAAACCAGACCCAGATCATCTATTCCCCTCCACTTCAAATTGAGCAAGATAGGCCCCTAGAGCCAAGACAAAACTTGCTCACTGTGGCGTGTTATCACCCCAGCTCACGTCTACTCGCAAAGACTTAAGATTCTCGATGCCCACCTCTGTGTACCTAAACTGTAGGATCATGTCCCAATAGCTATGTCTCCATCAAAGCGAGTGGCTCTAGCAGCCCTCCTAGCACTATGTGCCACTGGCATCCAAGCCGATGGGACAGGCCTCATTGGCTGGGGAAAGACAATGTATAACCCAACATGCTCCTTCGCCTGTCGACAAGTTATCCGAAAACAACAACTCTCCTGTACTCCAACTGAGTCGACCGAGAATCATGGGACAGCGCATAATCCCGTCACAACACCACCCGATTGTTTTGTGGAAGACCATGTCTTTCTTAAGACTATGGCTCTTTGCATAGACACATACTGTCCCCTCGCAGGGAATCCTTCTATGAGTCTAATCAAAGACTATTGGGCATCGCATCTTGGAACAGGAGCTATTGGAAAATATGACTATGTCCCGGTCATGTCATATGAAGATGCTTTGAGTGCCGCCAGGGAAGACGAATTGATGGCTTCCCATAACACAAATTCGACATCTGGCCACAAGAGTGGTAGCCACCATAAAAAGAGAACTGCTCTTTTCCCGCGCCATGGTGGCCACGATACATCTTCTCACGAAGGTCTAGTGACCTTCAATGTGTCGAGTCCCTTGCCCGTTACTGCTGGCGGAACAGATCCCCTCAACGGGACCAGCTTCATCGGCCCTGAGGACTGGCAACTCCAGTATAACTATCTCTATGACTTTGAGGCCAACGAGGCTGGCCATACAACGGTGACTCTCACCATCACTCTCGTGGCCATCTTCCTCCCGGCGATCCTCTCACTGTTGAGATTCATACCTGGCCTGACTAAGAGCCGAGGATGGGCTTACTGGCAATCATTTCTGGTTGTCCCAGCGGTGTTTGGCGAGCGACATAGTGAGCCAACTGTCGCTGGCAATGTTCCCAACAGTGGACAAGCACTCTATATCGGCTTGATCAGCATTCTTAACATCCTACTCTGGCTCGGACCATATACGGTCCATCAACCTCAGGCTGGTTTTGCCTCCCTCAAGATGCAGACAATCAGCGTCGTTGGTAACCGAGCAGGTGACATGGCAATGGGTAACGTTGTGGCCTTGTTCCTATTTTCAGCTCGCAACaatattcttctttatttCACAGACTGGAGTCATAGTACATATCTCCTGCTGCATAGATGGCTTGGATACTGGGCTATCTTCCATACAACCGTTCACTCTGCCATGCTTCTCGCAAACTATGTCATCCAAGGCACCTACGAAGAAGAACTGGTACGCGAGTACTGGATCTGGGGTATTGTAGGAACAGTGGCAGCGTGTGCGGTAGTACCCTGCTCGCTGCTGCCAGTCAGGCAGAAGATGTACGAGTTCTTCCTCGGGTCGCACATAATCTTAGCCCTCCTCTTCATTATTGGATACTACTACCATATATGGTATCTTTATGAGTACAATTGGGGCTACGAAATCTTTGCATTCGTGGCTGGGGGGATTTGGGGTCTCGAACATGTCGTTCGACTAGTTCGCATGGCTTGGCAAGGTAATCGAAAGGCAACGATTTCGACCATTTCAGACGCTGACGGAGAGTACATCCGAATCGAGATTGATGGAAAGCCTCTAGAGGGCGGTGTTGCGTATCTTGCTTTCCCTACACTTTCGTGGCGTTTCTGGGAGACTCACCCCTTTTCTGTCGCACATTC
This genomic stretch from Fusarium fujikuroi IMI 58289 draft genome, chromosome FFUJ_chr09 harbors:
- a CDS encoding related to FRE1-ferric (and cupric) reductase, with translation MSPSKRVALAALLALCATGIQADGTGLIGWGKTMYNPTCSFACRQVIRKQQLSCTPTESTENHGTAHNPVTTPPDCFVEDHVFLKTMALCIDTYCPLAGNPSMSLIKDYWASHLGTGAIGKYDYVPVMSYEDALSAAREDELMASHNTNSTSGHKSGSHHKKRTALFPRHGGHDTSSHEGLVTFNVSSPLPVTAGGTDPLNGTSFIGPEDWQLQYNYLYDFEANEAGHTTVTLTITLVAIFLPAILSLLRFIPGLTKSRGWAYWQSFLVVPAVFGERHSEPTVAGNVPNSGQALYIGLISILNILLWLGPYTVHQPQAGFASLKMQTISVVGNRAGDMAMGNVVALFLFSARNNILLYFTDWSHSTYLLLHRWLGYWAIFHTTVHSAMLLANYVIQGTYEEELVREYWIWGIVGTVAACAVVPCSLLPVRQKMYEFFLGSHIILALLFIIGYYYHIWYLYEYNWGYEIFAFVAGGIWGLEHVVRLVRMAWQGNRKATISTISDADGEYIRIEIDGKPLEGGVAYLAFPTLSWRFWETHPFSVAHSGSLTSENSNQPLTTGAKEESVTVSPSSTTDAEKAVNINQNTSVVSATEGRSTVFYARVRTGMTKKLASRVSGQQSEALQLRVIVEGPYHHSGDISPRLSHCKDILVIAGGVGITACLPYLRQGASGNTKLFWSSRKKGLITALTPALADLPRSVQVETVVGERLDLRGILTQELIGAPDDGALAIVMCGPPIMADEVRRDIVEIVRSNALCRAYVLLDEAYSW